The following proteins come from a genomic window of Solwaraspora sp. WMMA2065:
- a CDS encoding efflux RND transporter periplasmic adaptor subunit — protein MRLGSIRALVSRLPASRWLVAVAAGATLIPAGVVAYAVAVPTSTDDAVPVAMTQVDRGTVTVAIAAAGSVAPAEDRQLGFAVAGTVTRLDVRLGQDVAAGDVLAAVDDSNAAAAVEQAEEALTAAREALAEAQADARTDGTDTDVSTGCTTTALAAWTASDPSTSPTPEATRSATPDPSPTVGTTTSPAPSPTASVPAESPTPTPPATPANSPAAPTGDPGDRADGSDSGCGRAADGRSSGDPVLRARQQVTAAQLRLAAAEDDLAGTVISAPVDGKVLGVSGTVGSTVRAGDTFIELGAVAQMQVTASFPEADAARLSVGQPAVVTLATRPGEEFPAHLGQVDPVGSVDGQLVRYGVIVDFDDVPAGLLVGQSAGVRVVVDEVTDVVRVPVTAVSRSSVGGEDIVVVRDGSGVEQQRVVTVGVRGDQYVEVIDGLAVGDEVVDG, from the coding sequence ATGAGACTCGGCTCCATCAGGGCGCTGGTCAGCCGGCTGCCCGCGAGCCGGTGGCTTGTCGCCGTGGCGGCCGGTGCGACGCTGATCCCGGCGGGTGTCGTCGCCTACGCGGTCGCCGTCCCGACGAGCACCGACGACGCCGTACCCGTAGCCATGACGCAGGTGGACAGAGGGACGGTCACCGTGGCGATCGCCGCGGCCGGCTCGGTCGCACCGGCCGAGGACCGCCAACTCGGCTTCGCGGTTGCCGGCACGGTGACCAGGCTGGACGTACGGCTCGGGCAGGACGTCGCCGCCGGTGACGTGCTCGCCGCCGTCGACGACAGCAACGCGGCGGCAGCTGTCGAACAGGCTGAAGAGGCGCTGACGGCAGCGCGGGAAGCCCTCGCCGAGGCGCAGGCGGACGCCCGCACGGACGGGACGGACACCGACGTGAGCACCGGGTGCACGACGACCGCGCTGGCGGCCTGGACCGCTTCCGACCCCTCCACCAGCCCGACGCCGGAGGCGACTAGGTCGGCCACCCCGGACCCGTCCCCTACTGTCGGCACCACCACCTCGCCGGCACCTTCGCCCACCGCGTCCGTACCGGCGGAATCGCCCACCCCGACCCCACCGGCCACGCCGGCGAACTCGCCGGCCGCGCCCACCGGCGACCCCGGGGACCGGGCCGACGGTTCCGACAGCGGTTGCGGTAGGGCGGCGGACGGGCGCTCCAGCGGAGACCCGGTGCTGCGGGCCCGGCAGCAGGTCACCGCGGCGCAGCTACGACTCGCCGCCGCCGAGGACGATCTCGCCGGTACGGTGATCAGCGCTCCAGTCGACGGCAAGGTGCTCGGTGTCTCCGGCACCGTCGGCAGCACGGTACGAGCCGGTGACACCTTCATCGAACTCGGCGCGGTCGCCCAGATGCAGGTGACCGCGAGTTTTCCCGAGGCCGACGCCGCGCGGTTGTCGGTCGGCCAGCCGGCCGTCGTCACCCTGGCCACCCGGCCGGGCGAGGAGTTCCCCGCCCACCTCGGTCAGGTCGACCCGGTGGGCAGCGTCGACGGCCAGCTGGTGCGCTACGGCGTGATCGTCGACTTCGACGACGTCCCGGCCGGCCTGCTGGTCGGTCAGAGCGCCGGGGTACGGGTCGTCGTTGACGAGGTGACCGACGTGGTACGAGTCCCGGTCACCGCGGTGAGCCGCAGCAGCGTCGGCGGCGAGGACATCGTCGTCGTGCGGGACGGATCCGGCGTTGAGCAGCAGCGGGTGGTGACCGTGGGCGTCCGTGGCGACCAGTACGTCGAGGTCATCGACGGCCTGGCGGTCGGCGACGAAGTGGTGGATGGGTGA
- a CDS encoding NAD(P)H-binding protein, with the protein MRILVVGGTGLIGTHVVDLLRERGHAVATVARTARTGVDHVLDVETASVEDLRPLLTGHDGVVYGTRVDEQRVLPAPIHPVLRSELVDPVARMFTAARHAGLTRGVLLGSYYTYHVRLRPERRLGERHAYIRCRLEQARQVRTAAGTDLPVTVLELPFVFGRAGDRLPNWAGPLDRWARSAAPLLVPVGGTAAASAGSVAVAAVDAIEGAYGGDVPVADANLTWVEMLGRIAEAVGRPRPVRRLPAGAVRVALRAGGALQALARRESGLNPAHLADLLLAELFIEPLTGRSLEPSLQETFRASPAGR; encoded by the coding sequence ATGAGGATCCTTGTCGTGGGCGGGACCGGCCTGATCGGTACGCACGTCGTCGACCTGCTGCGCGAGCGCGGCCACGCGGTGGCCACGGTGGCGCGGACCGCCCGTACCGGGGTCGACCACGTGCTCGACGTCGAGACCGCCTCGGTCGAGGACCTGCGGCCGCTGCTCACTGGCCACGACGGCGTCGTGTACGGCACCCGGGTCGACGAGCAGCGGGTACTCCCCGCACCGATCCATCCCGTGCTGCGCAGTGAACTCGTCGATCCCGTGGCGCGGATGTTCACCGCTGCCCGGCACGCCGGCCTGACCCGTGGGGTCCTGCTCGGCTCCTACTACACCTACCACGTCCGGCTTCGTCCCGAGCGGCGGCTCGGCGAGCGGCACGCGTACATCCGGTGCCGGCTGGAACAGGCCCGGCAGGTGCGGACGGCGGCCGGAACCGACCTGCCGGTCACCGTGCTGGAGCTGCCGTTCGTCTTCGGCCGAGCCGGTGACCGGCTACCGAACTGGGCCGGTCCGCTGGACCGGTGGGCACGGTCGGCGGCGCCGCTGCTGGTCCCGGTCGGCGGAACCGCCGCGGCCTCGGCCGGCAGCGTCGCCGTCGCGGCGGTCGACGCGATCGAGGGAGCGTACGGCGGGGACGTTCCGGTCGCCGACGCCAACCTGACCTGGGTCGAGATGCTCGGGCGGATCGCCGAGGCGGTGGGCCGGCCACGCCCGGTCCGGCGGCTGCCCGCCGGTGCGGTCCGCGTGGCCCTGCGGGCCGGCGGCGCACTGCAGGCGCTCGCCCGCAGGGAATCTGGGCTCAACCCCGCTCACCTGGCCGACCTGCTCCTCGCCGAGCTGTTCATCGAGCCGCTGACCGGCCGGTCGCTCGAACCGTCGTTGCAGGAGACCTTCCGCGCGTCACCTGCCGGCAGGTGA
- a CDS encoding molybdopterin oxidoreductase, translated as MQSTPRFLQGVFAFDGKGLDTPLPLDGSLRYTVPDGLVTQTVYFRGGNSSGELVYVLLLRDGDPMRYFPIGARDAVHVPLRVVEDLVAGTVVELQLAAPEGVTGTVVLDLGLVEV; from the coding sequence ATGCAGTCGACCCCACGTTTCCTGCAAGGAGTGTTCGCGTTCGACGGCAAAGGGTTGGACACGCCGCTGCCGTTGGATGGCAGCCTGCGCTACACGGTGCCGGACGGGCTGGTCACGCAGACCGTCTACTTCCGGGGCGGCAACAGCAGCGGCGAGCTGGTCTACGTCCTGCTGCTGCGCGACGGCGACCCGATGCGCTACTTCCCGATCGGCGCCCGCGACGCGGTGCACGTGCCGTTGCGGGTCGTCGAGGACCTGGTCGCCGGCACCGTGGTGGAGCTGCAACTCGCCGCGCCGGAAGGCGTCACCGGCACCGTCGTGCTCGATCTCGGCCTGGTGGAGGTGTGA
- a CDS encoding molybdopterin oxidoreductase family protein, translating to MGDHGSPDLVGNVLTHCPYCSLQCGVRMRPAPPRPPVIEPADFPTNRGGLCAKGWSAPELLDHPDRLLTPLVRADPADRRSPLRPASWDEALDRITAAIQTSQHRYGPASVGLFGGGGLTNEKAYQLGKFARVGLRTPHIDYNGRFCMSSSATAGNRAFGIDRGLPFPLADIADARAVLVVGGNPADTMPPAMQYFDAGRAAGAVHIVADPRRSATARGAGIHLPVAPGTDLALANGLLHIAIRAGHVDQAYIRDRTTGFDAVRTAVAGYWPDRVERITGVSEELLQRTVHALATAPTAMILTARGAEQHSSGTDTAQAYINLALALGLPGRPGSGYGTITGQGNGQGGREHGQKADQLPGYRRLDDPAARAHVAAVWGVDPADLPGPGVSATEMIDRIGTPGGVRTMLVFASNILVSAPDRDRVADRLAALDFLAVSDIFRSETAAVADVVLPTAQWAEEEGTMTNLEGRVLRRRRVLPPPDGVRDDLSVLAALADRLGRGKHFSTDPQTVYDELRRASAGGIADYAGISYQRIEAEDGVFWPCPADGHPGTPRLFTERFATADGRARFIRVEHRDPAELPDRSYPYLLTTGRIMGQYQSGNQTRRSPSLASTASDPKAEIHPDLARRLGIGTADLVELTTRRGRAVFRAYLTEHIRPDTVFVPFHWGGTASANALTDPTLDRHSRMPAFKVCAVAVRRFAGPDGAGRATTGPVGAGPSSAAPDDSAT from the coding sequence ATGGGTGACCACGGCAGTCCCGACCTGGTCGGGAACGTGCTGACCCACTGCCCGTACTGCTCGCTGCAGTGCGGCGTACGGATGCGGCCGGCGCCGCCCCGACCGCCCGTCATCGAGCCGGCGGACTTCCCCACCAACCGGGGCGGGCTCTGCGCCAAGGGCTGGAGCGCGCCGGAACTGCTCGACCACCCCGACCGACTGCTCACCCCGCTGGTGCGCGCCGACCCGGCCGACCGGCGCAGCCCGCTGCGCCCGGCCAGTTGGGACGAGGCCCTCGACCGGATCACCGCCGCCATACAGACCAGCCAGCACCGGTACGGACCGGCCAGCGTCGGCCTGTTCGGCGGCGGCGGGCTGACCAACGAGAAGGCGTACCAGCTCGGCAAGTTCGCCCGGGTCGGACTGCGTACCCCGCACATCGACTACAACGGCCGGTTCTGCATGTCGTCGTCGGCCACTGCCGGCAACCGGGCCTTCGGTATCGACCGAGGCCTGCCGTTTCCGCTGGCCGACATCGCCGACGCCCGCGCGGTGCTGGTTGTCGGCGGCAACCCGGCCGACACCATGCCACCGGCGATGCAGTACTTCGACGCCGGCCGGGCCGCCGGCGCGGTCCACATCGTCGCCGACCCGCGCCGCTCGGCGACCGCCCGGGGCGCCGGCATCCACCTGCCGGTGGCGCCCGGCACCGACCTGGCCCTGGCCAACGGGCTGCTGCACATCGCCATCCGGGCCGGCCACGTCGACCAGGCGTACATCCGGGACCGGACCACCGGGTTCGACGCGGTCCGCACCGCCGTCGCCGGCTACTGGCCGGACCGGGTGGAACGGATCACCGGCGTGTCCGAGGAGTTGCTGCAGCGTACGGTGCACGCGCTGGCCACCGCGCCGACCGCGATGATCCTCACCGCGCGCGGTGCCGAGCAGCACAGCAGCGGTACCGACACCGCGCAGGCGTACATCAACCTCGCCCTCGCCCTCGGCCTGCCCGGCCGGCCCGGCAGCGGCTACGGCACCATCACCGGGCAGGGCAACGGCCAGGGCGGCCGGGAACACGGCCAGAAGGCCGACCAGCTGCCCGGCTACCGGCGCCTCGACGACCCGGCCGCCCGCGCCCACGTCGCCGCCGTGTGGGGCGTCGACCCGGCCGACCTGCCCGGCCCGGGGGTCTCCGCCACCGAGATGATCGACCGGATCGGTACCCCCGGCGGGGTGCGCACCATGCTGGTGTTCGCCTCGAACATCCTGGTCTCCGCGCCCGACCGGGACCGGGTCGCCGACCGGCTGGCCGCGCTGGACTTCCTCGCGGTGTCGGACATCTTCCGGTCCGAGACGGCCGCCGTCGCCGACGTGGTGCTGCCCACCGCCCAGTGGGCGGAGGAGGAGGGCACCATGACCAACCTGGAGGGTCGGGTGCTGCGCCGCCGCCGGGTGCTGCCACCACCGGACGGGGTACGCGACGACCTGAGCGTGCTGGCCGCGCTCGCCGACCGGCTCGGCCGGGGCAAACACTTCTCCACCGACCCGCAGACCGTCTACGACGAGCTGCGCCGGGCCAGCGCCGGCGGGATCGCCGACTACGCCGGCATCAGCTACCAGCGGATCGAGGCCGAGGACGGGGTGTTCTGGCCGTGCCCGGCCGACGGCCATCCGGGTACGCCGCGACTGTTCACCGAACGGTTCGCCACCGCCGACGGGCGCGCCCGGTTCATCCGCGTGGAGCACCGGGATCCGGCCGAACTGCCCGACCGCAGCTACCCGTACCTGCTCACCACCGGCCGAATAATGGGCCAGTACCAGAGCGGCAACCAGACCCGCCGCTCGCCGTCGCTGGCCAGCACCGCCAGCGACCCGAAGGCCGAGATCCACCCGGACCTGGCCCGCCGGCTCGGCATCGGCACCGCAGACCTGGTCGAGTTGACCACCCGCCGGGGCCGGGCGGTGTTCCGGGCGTACCTGACCGAGCACATCCGGCCGGACACCGTCTTCGTGCCGTTCCACTGGGGCGGCACGGCCAGCGCCAACGCCCTGACCGATCCGACGTTGGACCGGCACTCCCGGATGCCGGCGTTCAAGGTCTGCGCGGTGGCGGTCCGCCGCTTCGCCGGACCCGACGGAGCCGGCCGGGCCACCACCGGCCCGGTCGGAGCCGGCCCGAGCAGCGCCGCCCCCGACGATTCCGCCACCTGA
- a CDS encoding ABC transporter ATP-binding protein: protein MSPVLDVRDVTKVYGVGESAVAALRGVSLQVDRGEFIAVMGSSGSGKSTLMNILGCLDVPSTGRYLIDGVDVSQLTERQLAMVRNRRIGFVFQSFNLIPRTTAVANVELPLAYAGVRPTVRRRRALAALDLVGLAGRAGHLPNQLSGGQQQRVAVARALVTEPALVLADEPTGNLDSASTEEVLTIFDQLNADGRTIMLITHEPEVADRTRRLLRVRDGRIVSDDRRHGAGQPGAGRPYREVAQWGP, encoded by the coding sequence GTGAGCCCGGTTCTGGACGTACGGGACGTGACCAAGGTGTACGGCGTCGGTGAGTCGGCGGTCGCCGCTCTGCGGGGCGTGTCGCTGCAGGTCGACCGGGGTGAGTTCATCGCCGTGATGGGCTCGTCCGGCTCCGGCAAGTCGACGCTGATGAACATCCTCGGCTGTCTGGACGTGCCCAGCACCGGCCGCTACCTGATCGACGGGGTGGACGTCAGCCAACTCACCGAGCGGCAGCTGGCCATGGTCCGTAACCGCCGGATCGGCTTCGTCTTCCAGTCGTTCAACCTGATCCCGCGGACCACCGCCGTGGCGAACGTCGAGCTGCCGCTGGCGTACGCCGGGGTCCGTCCGACCGTGCGACGCCGGCGGGCGCTGGCCGCGCTCGACCTGGTCGGGCTGGCCGGACGGGCTGGGCATCTGCCGAACCAGCTCTCCGGCGGCCAGCAGCAGCGGGTCGCGGTCGCCCGCGCGTTGGTGACCGAACCGGCGCTGGTGCTGGCGGACGAACCGACCGGAAACCTGGACAGCGCGTCCACCGAGGAGGTGCTGACCATCTTCGACCAGCTCAACGCCGACGGCCGCACCATCATGCTGATCACCCATGAACCGGAGGTCGCTGACCGGACCCGCCGGCTGCTACGGGTCCGCGACGGGCGGATCGTCTCCGACGACCGACGCCACGGTGCCGGTCAGCCGGGTGCGGGCAGACCGTACCGGGAGGTCGCCCAGTGGGGCCCGTAG
- a CDS encoding ABC transporter permease, whose translation MGPVEIVRSGLRGIGANKLRSALTTLGILIGVAAVILLVAVGNGSAQTVNERIEALGTNTITVSASGGGGAGLTVAVAEALHDPVLAPDVRSVSPVVSTSATLTYGDADHSVGQFVGSYPSYLAASNTPVGEGVTFTEADVAQGRRVALVGQTVVDELFAGADPLGSQMMVDGTLFTVVGVLAEKTSTGGLQDANDLVVAPLTAVRQTLTGYGSINSVLVEAAGPDRVDAAQAQVSAILDRKLATDGAAGSGGVSGGSSYRIQNAAQLLETQASTAETFTVLLGAVAAISLLVGGIGITNIMLVTVTERTREIGVRKALGAPPGTIMAQFLVEATLLSAIGGGAGVAVAVIGSRFTIVGVEPVIVPSSVLLALGVSVAIGLFFGSVPARRAANLRPIDALRYE comes from the coding sequence GTGGGGCCCGTAGAGATTGTCCGCTCCGGGCTGCGCGGCATCGGCGCGAACAAGCTGCGTTCGGCGTTGACCACACTCGGCATCCTGATCGGCGTGGCCGCGGTGATCCTGCTCGTCGCCGTGGGCAACGGGTCGGCGCAGACGGTCAACGAGCGGATCGAGGCGCTCGGCACCAACACGATCACCGTGTCGGCGTCCGGCGGTGGCGGCGCCGGGCTGACCGTCGCGGTCGCCGAGGCGCTGCACGATCCGGTGCTCGCCCCGGACGTCCGTTCGGTGTCGCCGGTGGTCAGCACCTCGGCGACCCTCACCTACGGCGACGCCGACCACTCCGTCGGGCAGTTCGTCGGCAGCTACCCGAGCTACCTGGCGGCGTCGAACACGCCGGTCGGCGAGGGGGTCACCTTCACCGAGGCCGATGTCGCGCAGGGCCGCCGGGTGGCGCTCGTCGGGCAGACCGTGGTCGACGAGCTATTCGCCGGAGCGGATCCGCTGGGCAGTCAGATGATGGTCGACGGCACCCTGTTCACCGTGGTCGGCGTGCTCGCCGAGAAGACCTCCACCGGCGGTCTGCAGGACGCCAACGACCTGGTGGTGGCGCCGTTGACCGCGGTGCGCCAGACATTGACCGGGTACGGGTCGATCAACTCGGTGCTGGTGGAGGCGGCTGGGCCGGACCGGGTCGACGCCGCGCAGGCACAGGTCAGCGCGATCCTGGACCGCAAGCTGGCCACGGACGGCGCTGCCGGCTCCGGCGGCGTCTCCGGCGGTTCCTCGTACCGGATTCAGAACGCGGCACAGCTGCTGGAGACGCAGGCGTCGACGGCGGAGACGTTCACTGTGCTGCTCGGCGCGGTCGCGGCGATCAGCCTGCTGGTCGGCGGGATCGGCATCACCAACATCATGCTGGTGACGGTGACCGAACGGACCCGCGAGATCGGTGTCCGCAAGGCGCTCGGCGCCCCACCCGGCACCATCATGGCCCAGTTTCTTGTCGAGGCGACGCTGCTCAGCGCGATCGGCGGCGGGGCGGGGGTCGCGGTCGCGGTGATCGGCAGCCGGTTCACCATCGTCGGGGTGGAGCCGGTGATCGTGCCGAGTTCGGTGCTGCTGGCGCTGGGCGTGTCGGTGGCGATCGGCCTCTTCTTCGGCAGCGTCCCGGCCCGCCGGGCGGCGAATCTGCGACCCATCGACGCCCTGCGGTACGAGTAG
- a CDS encoding alpha/beta fold hydrolase — translation MAGDTFRFGEYELDMARYQLRRSGEPVHVEPRALDLLQYLIEHRDRVVSKNELLDQVWGDRFVSEAALTTGLRTARIAVGDTGRHQRLIRTVHRRGYQFAAPVTVTRAGDPAAPGPQPAAHPTRPAPARSVVAGEAGGADRQIVRFCRADDGTRIAYASVGSGPPLLKAANWMTHLDLEWTTPVWSHWLNGLARDRQLVRYDERGCGLSDWDVPSFSFDDWVDDLDTVVEAVGLDRFPLLGVSQGGAVAVAYAVRRPERVSRLILAGAYARGRQVRARSQAEQDEAALDLNLARVGWAHQDPSFLGVFASQFLPEGTPEELEEFIGFQRRTTSAANGVRFLEEFARIDVSDIAHRVQCPTLILHCRDDMRVPTSQASELATLIPDSQLVLLDSRNHLLTASEPAWPEFLAQIDAFLTD, via the coding sequence ATGGCCGGCGACACCTTCCGCTTCGGCGAGTACGAACTGGACATGGCCCGCTACCAGCTGCGGCGATCCGGTGAGCCGGTCCACGTGGAGCCCCGGGCACTCGACCTCCTGCAGTACCTCATCGAACACCGGGACCGGGTGGTATCGAAGAACGAGCTGCTAGACCAGGTGTGGGGCGACCGTTTCGTCAGCGAGGCGGCGCTGACCACCGGGCTGCGTACCGCCCGGATCGCCGTCGGTGACACCGGCCGTCACCAGCGGCTGATCCGGACCGTGCACCGGCGGGGGTACCAGTTCGCGGCACCAGTGACGGTGACCCGGGCCGGTGACCCCGCGGCCCCCGGACCGCAGCCGGCCGCACACCCGACCCGACCGGCACCGGCCCGGTCTGTGGTCGCCGGGGAGGCCGGCGGCGCGGACCGCCAGATCGTCCGGTTCTGCCGGGCCGACGATGGCACCCGGATCGCCTACGCCAGCGTCGGTTCGGGTCCGCCGCTGCTCAAGGCCGCCAACTGGATGACCCACCTCGATCTGGAGTGGACCACCCCGGTGTGGTCGCACTGGCTCAACGGGCTGGCCCGGGACCGGCAGCTGGTCCGCTACGACGAGCGGGGGTGCGGCCTGTCCGACTGGGACGTGCCCAGCTTCTCTTTCGACGACTGGGTCGACGACCTGGACACCGTGGTCGAGGCGGTGGGGCTGGACCGGTTCCCGCTGCTCGGTGTCTCCCAGGGCGGTGCGGTAGCGGTCGCGTACGCCGTGCGCCGGCCGGAGCGGGTCAGCCGGTTGATCCTCGCCGGCGCGTACGCCCGGGGCCGCCAGGTCCGGGCCCGCAGCCAGGCCGAGCAGGACGAGGCGGCCCTGGATCTGAACCTGGCGCGGGTCGGTTGGGCACACCAGGACCCCAGTTTCCTCGGTGTCTTCGCTTCCCAGTTCCTGCCCGAGGGCACTCCGGAGGAGTTGGAGGAGTTCATCGGCTTTCAGCGGCGGACCACCTCGGCGGCGAACGGGGTCCGGTTCCTGGAGGAGTTCGCCCGGATCGACGTCTCGGACATCGCCCACCGGGTGCAGTGCCCGACGTTGATCCTGCACTGCCGCGATGACATGCGGGTGCCCACCTCGCAGGCCAGCGAGCTGGCCACCCTCATTCCGGACAGTCAACTGGTGCTGCTGGACAGCCGCAACCATCTGCTCACCGCGTCCGAGCCGGCCTGGCCGGAGTTCCTGGCCCAGATCGACGCCTTCCTGACCGATTGA
- a CDS encoding biotin/lipoyl-binding protein, translated as MPVRRLAGLRRPLILNAVLVLAVLGLLGWTYHTVVGPDNTAVAAGSAATATVVVEQATVTATVTASGSVRSAKTAVADFVTGGTVTEILVSVGQQVDEGAVLARVDDTVAQRELDAARANLDAAQDALDTAEVAGVSTADAVAAVTEAELAVDEAQAAVDGTTLTAPVAGTVVAVNGSVGASTGGGTGSSSAGGGTGSSSSSGASGFVDLADLTQLEVTASVSETDATRLETGQPATVRWNALPDTEATASIGVIDPNAATTNGVVSYPITLDLDSLPEGVRPGQTVEVTVVVGEAVDVLTVSPAALTGTGTRQSVTVLVDGAQVSRTVEVGLQGDDAVEIISGLAVGEQVVVVIPTESESGSGGFPGGGGLTGGGGFPGGGGPGAGGFSGGGRPGGGR; from the coding sequence ATGCCTGTGCGTCGCCTCGCCGGCCTTCGCCGGCCGTTGATCCTCAATGCGGTTCTTGTCCTGGCCGTACTCGGCCTGCTCGGCTGGACGTACCACACAGTGGTCGGGCCGGACAACACCGCTGTCGCCGCCGGCTCGGCGGCAACCGCGACCGTCGTCGTCGAGCAGGCCACGGTCACGGCGACGGTCACCGCCTCCGGTTCGGTACGCAGTGCGAAGACGGCGGTCGCTGACTTCGTCACCGGCGGCACGGTCACGGAGATCCTGGTGTCCGTCGGGCAGCAGGTCGACGAGGGCGCGGTCCTCGCCCGGGTCGACGACACGGTGGCCCAGCGGGAACTGGACGCCGCGCGGGCCAACCTCGACGCCGCGCAGGACGCCCTCGACACCGCCGAGGTCGCTGGCGTGTCGACGGCTGACGCCGTCGCCGCGGTGACCGAGGCGGAACTCGCGGTCGACGAGGCGCAGGCGGCCGTCGACGGCACGACGTTGACAGCCCCGGTGGCCGGTACGGTCGTCGCGGTCAACGGCAGCGTCGGCGCGTCGACCGGAGGCGGCACCGGGTCGTCGTCGGCGGGTGGCGGCACCGGGTCGTCCTCGTCGTCGGGTGCCAGTGGGTTCGTGGATCTGGCCGACCTGACCCAGTTGGAGGTGACCGCCTCGGTGTCGGAAACCGATGCGACGCGGCTCGAGACCGGTCAGCCGGCGACCGTACGGTGGAACGCGCTGCCGGACACCGAGGCCACCGCGAGCATCGGGGTCATCGACCCGAACGCGGCCACCACCAACGGCGTGGTGAGCTATCCGATCACCCTCGACCTGGACTCGCTGCCCGAAGGCGTCCGGCCTGGACAGACCGTGGAAGTGACGGTGGTTGTCGGCGAGGCGGTGGACGTGCTGACCGTCAGCCCGGCCGCGCTGACCGGCACCGGCACCCGGCAGTCGGTCACCGTGCTGGTCGACGGCGCACAGGTCAGCCGTACCGTCGAGGTCGGCCTGCAGGGCGACGACGCGGTGGAGATCATCTCCGGGCTGGCCGTCGGCGAACAGGTGGTGGTCGTCATCCCCACCGAGTCGGAGAGCGGGTCCGGCGGCTTCCCCGGTGGCGGCGGGTTGACCGGCGGTGGCGGCTTCCCCGGCGGGGGCGGACCGGGTGCCGGTGGCTTCTCCGGTGGCGGCAGGCCGGGGGGTGGCCGGTGA